One window of Paenibacillus sp. JQZ6Y-1 genomic DNA carries:
- a CDS encoding phosphoglycerate kinase has product MNKKSVRDVEVAGKVVFVRVDFNVPMEDGKITDDKRIRETLPTINYLIEKGAKVLLASHLGRPKGEVVESMRLTAPAERLSELLGKPVAKADESTGDAVKAQIAELKDGDVLVLENVRFHAGEEKNDPELAKAFAELADLFVNDAFGAAHRAHASTEGIAHHLPAVAGLLMEKELDVLGKALNNPERPFTAIVGGSKVKDKIDVIDNLLNLADNVIIGGGLSYTFMKAQGHEVGQSLLDESKLDVALGFIEKAKQLGKNFYLPVDIVISDDFSADANTKIVEVGDIPADWEGIDIGPKTREIYADVIKNSKLVVWNGPMGVFEIEPFSHGTRAVAEACATTDAYTVIGGGDSAAAAEKFHLADKMDHISTGGGASLEFMEGKALPGVVALNDK; this is encoded by the coding sequence ATGAACAAAAAAAGTGTGCGTGATGTAGAAGTAGCTGGCAAAGTAGTATTCGTACGTGTAGATTTCAACGTACCTATGGAAGATGGCAAAATCACGGATGACAAACGTATCCGCGAAACGCTGCCAACCATTAACTACCTGATCGAAAAAGGCGCAAAAGTCCTGCTGGCGAGCCACTTGGGTCGTCCAAAAGGTGAAGTAGTGGAGTCCATGAGACTGACTGCTCCAGCTGAGCGTCTGTCCGAACTGCTGGGCAAACCGGTAGCAAAAGCAGATGAGTCGACTGGTGATGCAGTCAAAGCTCAAATCGCTGAACTGAAAGACGGCGACGTTCTGGTATTGGAAAACGTTCGTTTCCATGCAGGCGAAGAGAAAAACGATCCAGAACTGGCAAAAGCATTCGCTGAGCTGGCTGACCTGTTCGTAAACGACGCATTTGGCGCGGCTCACCGTGCACATGCGTCCACAGAAGGTATCGCGCATCACCTGCCAGCAGTAGCTGGTCTGCTGATGGAGAAAGAACTGGATGTACTGGGTAAAGCCCTGAACAATCCAGAGCGTCCTTTCACAGCAATCGTTGGTGGTTCCAAAGTAAAAGACAAAATCGATGTGATCGACAACCTGCTGAATCTGGCAGACAACGTAATCATCGGTGGCGGTCTGTCCTATACATTCATGAAAGCTCAAGGTCACGAAGTAGGTCAATCCCTGCTGGACGAGAGCAAACTGGATGTAGCACTGGGCTTTATTGAAAAAGCAAAACAACTGGGCAAAAACTTCTACCTGCCAGTAGATATCGTAATCTCCGACGACTTTAGTGCAGATGCAAACACAAAAATCGTTGAAGTTGGCGACATCCCAGCTGATTGGGAAGGCATCGACATCGGTCCCAAAACACGTGAGATCTATGCTGACGTGATCAAAAACTCCAAACTGGTTGTTTGGAACGGACCAATGGGCGTATTCGAAATCGAGCCATTCTCCCACGGTACTCGTGCAGTAGCAGAAGCTTGCGCAACAACAGATGCTTACACTGTTATCGGTGGCGGTGACTCCGCAGCAGCAGCTGAGAAGTTCCACCTGGCTGATAAAATGGACCATATCTCCACAGGCGGCGGTGCTTCCCTGGAGTTCATGGAAGGTAAAGCACTTCCTGGCGTTGTGGCACTTAACGATAAATAA